The Anastrepha ludens isolate Willacy chromosome 2, idAnaLude1.1, whole genome shotgun sequence DNA window AATACAATGTATGTAAAAAAGCTGTGACGTTTAGGGACAAAATGGCAGGTGGTCCAATCTTGTTCCTCTTTCATAATTTATGTCCTgaattcttaactttttttcgtttcattttgTCACACagcgtaatattttttgaaaatgtattgATATGGTAATTAGCTTTCGTCCTtgcttagccaaagttacgaattatttaaacaattgaaTAATACATAATATTGTGTGCAGTacgtgccattggaagctacaactttatttcatctttcaggcagcatacggattcctctgatgaaaaattcgacttgatccattcattgatccattcaataagggctgactgcattgatcggaacagatgataaTTCCAAGGTACAATGTCTGGGGAATGCAGCGGGTGCGacgagatttcccaattcagtccttctaaatatttctggaccggtttagtaacgtgtggcctggagttgtcatgcagcaaatacagtttgtcatgtctaccgccccattccggccgcttttctttgagagctcgattcaaacgcattagctgtagtcggtaacgatcgcttgtgatggtttcagatggtttaaggagttcataatagatgatacccttctgatcccaccagatgcgcaCCATAacttttgaagcatgaatatttttttttgctgccgaTGAACCGGGTACACCTGGCAggttccaacattttcgacgcttagggaaATAGAACAGAAACagagaaaaccttttcttttctgctgtTCAAGAAACATCTCACATGTCACACGTGAatataagttttcaaaaaacaacaaaaacaaaatttagtctcgtttatttccaaaaaacaaattttcaaaacgtctatatacaagtatataagcATAATTTCCGCTTAATCCATTTTTGTGTGTTTAGCCAAgctcagttttaagccgactccgaatggcagatattttttatgagaagctttttcatggatcattttttatatagaacttgtaaaaaaaatctcatcCAAATCACACTGTCAAAAAACTGTTCGGTTTGTAAAAGTATGCCCCATACAAATTTCAACGTAAGCTGCTGtccctaatattatattatacttttCTATTAATAACCAAAAGGCCTAAAAATATGTGGCTTGAAACCGACCCATTCTGGATACATCAAATGCAAATAATGTTCGTCGACTGATGCAGTATGTTTTTCGGCATatcatttattcattaaaaattgtaaacgtgacaaacaagtaaaaaaaaattgtatttgtttttcagttttcaCTTGGTACTTAAATTACTGATTAAcgttgaaaaaagaaatacatatacatataaagcgtttttcagtaagagcgctccaactttttttttgaataaaacacaaacggtttgacttttttaactaactttttttttattatcgagtttgaacagatacatttaagtataaaattcgatttcttttgcatgaccaccgcgtgcacgttttacgttAAGtctaatcgttgaacccaattttcgaccactcttttgcataaatcggccgaaattccagcaatttcgcgttcaatattggctctgagctcacaaatcgtcgccggcttgttactgtagaccaatgacttcacataaccccaaagaaaatagtctagaggcgtcaaatcacacgagcgcggcggccattcgacccgtccatttctggaaataatgcgctcatcgaacttactcttcaacaaatcaattgtagcgtgtgctgtgtggctgttgaaaccacatgtcgtctaagtccacaccattcaattgcggccaaaaataatcgtttatcatgtcgcgtatcgatttccattcacagtaacgtggcgatcgttttcgtcaacgaaaaaatatgggccaattacgccgccggcatgtaaaccgcaccaaacagtgattttttcgggatgcaacggtgcctcatgaatcacgtgtggattgctttctgcccagtaacgcatattttgcttgttgacaaagccattgagccaaaagtgagcttcatcactgaatatgatttttcgactttaaactttcttaacagaacacgcatttttataataaaattcaatgatttgcaagcgttgctcaagtgtgtagcgttccatgatgaaatgtatactaataaagtttacaaatgacaagcgaaaactaaaaaatattgcgtcgttcgccctccctatcggaaaaaagttgaagcgcacttattgaaaaacgccttataaattgggatccctacaaaatgctgtatatcaaaattcttttcgtacgaaatactgtaaattaacgtaacaaaattctgcagtgacaaaattctgtatttacagaattctgtatttacaaaattgtgtaaaaacaaaattctgtattgtcttaaaaaaattctgtattgacaaaattgtgtattgacgaaattctgtactgacgaaattctgtactgacgaaattttgtattaacaaaattctgtattgaaaaaattttgtgttgacaaaagccaacgaaaaaaggagttctacgcaaaaatacggtggattgcgtagccggagttggactgatgagggttatttttttgaatcgaAAAGGAGTTCTAGGCATTACGTACCCAACACAAAAAGTTTACTAGAAATGATTCGTGCTACCCTCTGACCTAAATTTCGTCTTGAAGTGTATCGCTGAATAGCACCACTGCATTGAAAAAGTGGAGCATTTTTGTCCCAAAATTGCACAGTTTAATATATACCAAATATTTGTGACACCATGATATTTATACCGATAGTCCCAAATgtactgatgagggttatttttttgaagcgcggccgaagaccgcccacgcgaaaaggagttttacgcaaaaatatggtggattgcgtagccggagttggactggtgagggttatttttttgaaacgcggccgaaggccgcccacgagaaaaggagttctacgcaaaaatacggtggattgcgtagccggagtcggactgatgagggttattttttgaagcgcggccgaagaccgcccacgcgaaaaggagttctacgcaaaaatatggtggattgcgtagccggagttggactggtgagggttatttttttgaaacgcGGCCAAAGGCCGCCCACgagaaaaggagttctacgcaaaaatacggtggattgcatagccggagttggactgatgagggttatttttttgaaacgcGGCCGAAGACCGCCCACgcaaaaaggagttctacgcaagaatacggtggattgcatagccggagttggactgatgagggttatttttgtgaagcgcggccgaaggccgcccacgcgaaaaggagttctacgcaaaaatacggtggattgcatagccggagttggactgatgagggttatttttttgaaacgcGGCCGAAGACCGCCCACgcaaaaaggagttctacgcaagaatacggtggattgcatagccggagttggactgatgagggttatttttgtgaagcgcggccgaaggccgcccacgcgaaaaggagttctacgcaaaattacggaggattgcgtagccggagttggactggtgagggttatttttttgaaacgcGGCCGAAgaccgcccacgcgaaaaggagttctacgcaaaattacggtggattgcgtagccggagttggactgatgagggttatttttttgaaacgcGGCCGAAgaccgcccacgcgaaaaagaattctacgcaaaaatacggtgcattgcgtagccggagttggactgatgagggttattttttgaaACGCGGCCGAAgaccgcccacgcgaaaaggagttctacgcaaaaatacggtggattgcgtagccggagttggactaaTGAGGGTtacttttttgaagcgcggccgaaggccgcccccgcaaaaaggagttctacgcaaaaatacggtggattgcgtagccggagttggactgatgagggttattttgctgaagcgcggccgaaggccgcccacgcgaaaaagagttctacgcaaaaatacggagGATTGCATAgtcggagttggactgatgagggttattttttttgaagcgcggccgaagacCGCCCACgtaaaaaggagttctacgcaaatatatggtggattgcgtagccggagttggactaaTGAGGGTtacttttttgaagcgcggACGAAGGCCGCCCCCgcaaaaaggagttctacgcaaaaatacggtggattgcgtagccggagtcggactaATGAGGGTTATtcttttgaagcgcggccgaaggccgcccacgcgaaaaggagttctacgcaagaatacggtggattgcgtaggcggagtcggactgatgagggttatttttttgaagcgcggccgaagacCGCCCACgtaaaaaggagttctacgcaaatatatggtggattgcgtagccggagttggactgatgagggttatttttttgaagcgcggccgaagacCGCCCACgcaaaaaggagttctacgcaaaaatacggtggcttgcgtagccggagttggactgatgagggttatttttttgaagcgaaaaggagttctacgcattACGTACCCAACACAAAAAGTTTACTAGAAATGATTCGTGCTACCCTCGGACCTAAATTTCGTCTTGAAGTGTATCGCTGAATAGCACCACTGCATTGAAAAAGTGGAGCATTTTTGTCCCAAAATTGCACAGTTTAATATATACCAAATATTTGTGACTCCATGATATTTATACCGATAGTCCCAAATGTAGCCAAGTACTCTTGTTTaccattaatttaaatttaaattttagtttattgtaATCAAGCTGAGCTCGGCGAGGTACTTAGGTATTCATCTTCCGCTTAAGGATGAGCTATTGACATCTGTGCAACAGGTGCGAGATTACCCAGGCGCCTTCGCAAGGGCCTGAAAGAGTCCCTGTTTATTAAGATCCGTACCAAACATTCGCCTGGCTTTACAATAGAGCCGTTCTTAACTGTTCACCGATAACTCGAAGTTGATTGGCAAATGAGTATTCTGCGAGGTACCCTCTATTAAGCTTACATTCAGGCTTTCGAATGCTGGGCACGCAAACTGACATGCAAGGTTCTTATGACCACGACAGAATCTGAGGCATTCGAACGAGTTTCAACAGCTAACAAAGCCGTAACTTTCTATGGTAGTTGGTATTTTTAACCGAGCAATGTATGATAGGTATCCATTCTCTCTTCTTTTTCGGTTAATGGTACCACAATGGATGATTTAATAGTTATCCGCCCAAGTCaactaaaagtacgttcacatatgcagtaattagcaataagcccacaaaattaatctaccagTTCACATGTGGTAGATTACctccaaaattgacaatcagctgtcaatactgttgtgaaaggtttttttcatagaaattgATTTGGTGGAATTTTTCggtgttttttgcttgttaaaTTATTACTaatgatatgaagaaaagacaaggagaaggaatagctaatttaattgccacattggctgctaataataaacagttggaggaaatccgtaaacgacgtttactgaggtttgaaaaaattacggcagtaatacgcattcgaaattccatattacattttataataagcaataaagGCCAAAGTGTCTATGGACACacgctgttttttttgttatatgagTGCATTGTTAATAATAACTAACACAAATTATTAGACTTATGTTTAGAAACCTGCcagcatccattttatttagtttctttgacgtttctctttacattcgtaaaaataaatacctataacacagaaaacacagggttgcatGTAAAAAAGTGTGGTAataatctaggattatttttgtatgggtaatctcattttttaattacggattgagagttaagcacgaaaaagtacacaatttacttatatgtgaacgtaactCCTTTGGAGGCAACGATTTAACTTAACCTATTAATCCATAGTTACCACCTGAATCGATACGAATTGTTAGCCTCATTCTCAAATGTTTCCTCTTTGGCCTTTTGTTGTATTTTctcttacttattttttatgaatgcgagtttttctgattttttcacatttctcatttttatatttttagcaaGCAATTTTGACAAGTGCAAACGTGATGAGAATTTCGACAAATGCCTCGTTGATGCTGTGAACAATGCCATTTTGCTGCTGAAGGATggtaaaataatacattttaaaataatctctgaaaaataaaaacgaaaatttaaataaataagtacaatGTTTTTCTACTTTCAGGCAATAAGGAGTACGGTATACCACCACTCGAGCCACTTGCTATTAAATCATTAGTTATCGACTCTGGTAATGCACCTATTACGCTGAAACAAAGCCTGAAGAATTTGCTGGTGCACGATATGATCTCAACCAGTAAAGTGCAGCGCTATCGGTGAGTTCAAATCGCatttaaatttatacataaaacatctaacaatgaattatttttcttccaaattcAGCACTGATCTCAACAATCACCTTATTATTTGCGACAGTAAAACCGATCGTATTGAAATGGTAGGCGATTATGAGATGTCAGGGCGCATACTACTGCTACCCATTACAGGCAATGGAAAAGCCAATCTAACGCTGATCAATACACGCATCGAACATCGTCTCATTGGTGAACCATTCATGCGCGATGGCGTCAAATATATGCGTCTCAAGGAGTACCGTGTCGATCTGAATCCAAAACGTGTTTATATGCAGTTTGAAAATCTTTTCAATGATCGTCTACTATCACAGACAATGAACCGTTTCCTTAACGATAACTGGGACACGGTATTCAATGAGTTGAAAGTTGGCTATTCTCGtagttttggtaaaattttccgTGAGATTTCTAATAAGCTCTTCGAAGAGATACCATTcgattcgatatttttaagtCCTTGAGTGGGCAGAGCTTTAAGAAGTGCTTAAAGTTGTAAACGAGGACATGACCTgagtattttttagtatttaataaAAGTCGTAAGGCTTATTGTTTAGTGTTGTGAGCGTAAGAGTATGTGAGATGAGTTGAGTTTTCTGGAATTTATTATTAATGTGGTAGAGTATAAGATGTTAAATTAAGAGATTTGATTATTAAGACAAGTAaatgtgaataaataaaaataaaatgtttgcagatatgtatataatattgcATATAGAActtattacttattttattcatttgaaACAAAATGGTACAGCAATAAGATGTTGTAAGTTAAATGGTTGCTGAAGTCTTGTACACTACAGCGGTGGTTTTTTTGGATTGAGAAAGAGGAAGCGGttctaaaaaaactaaataactttttatgaacAAATTTAGTGTtgtgagttatttaattttttattagttttgaggcttagaaatcgactacccaggaggcaaaaatcaacaagctcttctttgattttcatcgaggtcaaaaagctggcGCAAATGGtttgaaagttcaaaaatgacaaCTTTGAAGTCGATGACACGAGCCGCAGTGGaacgccttctgaattcgatgaagaattggcagaaaaaatgaattgcgatcataaaacaattctgaatcaccttcattcaatgggatttataaaaaattggaagCCTGTGTGCTTCACGAGcttaacgaaaaaaacaaggaaaGGCGCCttgaaattgcttctcagcatctcgccaaccatcgagcaacacgcggtcgtAAATAACGTTTTTTGTACCGAATAGTCACgcgagatgagaaatggtgcctatgcaTCAATGTGAACCAAAGAAAGgaatgggtggctccaggagatgcTCCAAAGCCAATCACGATATAACCCAAAGAAGATTATGATATGAGTTTGGTGGGACTAGGGGGGCGCGGTGTACTGGAAAATGCTCGAATAGAATGCCACggtgtgaatgaggctattcgatcgaaaagacctgatcgacatggtcgaatcatactccttcacgacaacgccaggccttatgttgcacaagtcgtcaaagccgcactctaaGAGCTCCAATGGGAGGTTCTTAAGCATCTGCCGTATTTTCTGGATCTTGCACCCACCGATTACCttattttccgctccctgtcaaaccacttttggcggaacggcatcaataattgattaacttattgatataattattgctttttgtttaaataaatgacTTCGGTAAAACGCTAGAACTTATTCCGCAACctaatatatatagtatatgtttgcaattgcctgccgattggcgaccgcttttagaaaaaaggtttttttcattttggttatttaaaatgaagaagtcaatatatttttttctaaattggcatacagtttatttatacattaaaataatattatatacttttttttttattttaatcattttaaatggaggatgtacactcaattcttccaggaaggtcgcagcggagcttcgcaatcggcgggcattgtagcatgggcgtcagtgacctgaatacaaaaaagcaaacattttttttgtttattaatgtcataatttctatatgaattaacaataaatgaaaaaattcgcggaataaaatgcttaaaacaaatgagttttggggcgaattttcctactatttttgcttcgaaaaaaatattttttcgaaaacttgaaacacatagaaagtaatatcataaaaagatgtgtgcaaaatttcagggagatcggtcaataacttttcgagttatcgtgtacgccaattcgaaaaatattgttttgagaaaaacgcgtctaaagtttgaatatatgcaaattcaacctatcctagcgctcgaacgcaaagactagagtcgtcacggttgaggagctataatataagaaatagttaaatttacgttctaaacattttttgacatattcctaaacaacaaaatttttttcgaagttttacaggtatctgtcctctTAAAGGGTTGGGTAACAATTACCTCCGATGGTTCAAGTACTGACCATAGTAAAACTTTTGCTGTGGTAGAGAATGACGAAAGCCTTATATCCAATGGTTGGCTGACTCCGAATAGTTCCATTTTTTCTGCCGCGGCATTGGCTATCCTCCAACCGTCAGAGTATGCAACAAATAATAAGGGCAAATTTCTAATAAGTACAGACAGCTTGTCAGTCTGTCTAGCGTTAAAAAATATCTTTCGTGGTAATCAGATCGTTCGACAAACgagataaattaattaagtatccTAACAAAATAAAGCTTCTATGCATACCTAGCCACATAGGCATCCCTGAAAATGCATATGCTGATGCAGCAGCCAAAAATACATATTCCAACCCCTCCATCACTTTCGACACATTCTCCTCGAATAATATCCTTAAAACTACCAACCTCCATTCTTCCCATTTCAAAAGGTTTAAATGGTCTCAATTTAATCATGCATATACCCTTATAAGCCCTGATTGTAAAAAATCCCTACTTACCTTTCCAAACACCAAATCACAACATTCATACGTCTGAGACTCGGTGATGCTAAACTAACACACGAACATTTTCACCTCGGCTCTCCTTCCCGGACTTGCCAGTTTTGTGGAGGGCATCTTTCAATCCAACACTTTCTAGACCTCACCACCAAACGGACTACTGCATTTGGAACTATTGTAACATTCACTCTATTAAATAATGTTACCTTTGACAATGAGCGTAAAGTATACATTTATATGAAATGTATTAATATATCAGACCATGTTAAAAATGTACAGTTAGAAATAAGTAATTTTGTAATCGTCATTAAGCACTGAAGGCCCTAGTAaccagtgtgctaattaagttaggattatattgtataatcccctataaataataaaaagaataataattagtattAAGTTGAAAACTAAAActggtaaatttaaaattaaagagtAAAAAATACCTTCTTCAGAGTCATCTTCATCTGAACTATCCCTTTCTTGCACTTGGTTCAACGTTGAATAGTCATTTTGTAGATCATCATCGAATGAAAAGCTAGCATCGGAATTCTCGAGTATATCTAAGACCATTTAAAGGTCGAAATCCTCTGAAAAGTCTATGTATTTTCCTGAATTTCATCACATAACACAATGGCAATTTTTTTGgcaactgattttttttctcttggcacgattgttttctctttttcttatttgtagagcaaaagaaaattgataacttaatctctgcttttcgaaattaaatcgaaattaatataataactaTGTCTTCTAGAATTTTTTGAAGTCACATAGCACAATCGCTTATTATGGTTTTGAaatggatatacatacatatgtacatttcaaATATGAAACTACGGTTTTCTACCAATTCAATTTTCTACTTCACCGACTGTTCGAATCAGCTGTGCAACAGTATAACACTTTTCTACAACTCACCATTCGAATACAACCTTGCTACCTGTTCCATGAATTTCCAATTTGCTTTTGCTGTATTTTTCGCACCTTTCGCTTGGTGATTTGCTTTGGTGCTGAGTtggttcttctttttcttcttcagtTGGCTCGTTTGATTTGTGTGTTTCTATGGTGTACGGAGGTTTTGATCGTTTCAATTCGgtgaaattttgtgaaaaatttgtgcGCTAATCgataaaatcataaattgttAGCAAAAATATCCATAGGAAACAACGCGCAATAGAAAATGTAAGTGAAAAAGTGTTGGGTGCATCTGGAAatacaagaaaatatgtaaattatgtGCAAGTGAAATCGCGAAAGGATTTTGCGTTTAtgttggaaaagaaaaaaaattaaacaaaaaccagTAATATTTGCAtttagcaataacaaaaaacggTCTATTGGTGTACAAGAGgaatgcaataagaaaaatcaatcatgaaaaattgaaatgaaaatcaatttttactgTCTACTTAATAGTGCAGACACCAACAATGTGTAGTGAATATGAGTAAGGTACCCAGGTAGAGTCGAATACTCGAAAGTTTTCCTAATTGGAACAAATTTTCAGATATTTGTGAGTCACTGCAAATATGATAAATAGGTAAAAGAATTCATGCCCCACCGCCTAAatgaaatttgcataaaaatttccaaaaaaaaaattaatgttctGCGGTACACTCACTCCCAAAATCGCAGTACCTCCGGCAAGCGAGTACTTGTATGTGTCTTTTTCG harbors:
- the LOC128870254 gene encoding protein takeout: MSARMRNTLHSDFGFKLTLLPPLWLLLFVQLVLQLANAVAAKDLPSNFDKCKRDENFDKCLVDAVNNAILLLKDGNKEYGIPPLEPLAIKSLVIDSGNAPITLKQSLKNLLVHDMISTSKVQRYRTDLNNHLIICDSKTDRIEMVGDYEMSGRILLLPITGNGKANLTLINTRIEHRLIGEPFMRDGVKYMRLKEYRVDLNPKRVYMQFENLFNDRLLSQTMNRFLNDNWDTVFNELKVGYSRSFGKIFREISNKLFEEIPFDSIFLSP